Proteins from a genomic interval of Caulobacter rhizosphaerae:
- a CDS encoding 5-formyltetrahydrofolate cyclo-ligase has product MTIADPAAAKTALRLFVRNRRKDLAREHPEADRAVVEVARGPLTQRFPNPRGRVAAVYHGLGSELSALPLADWLASAGWTLALPSVEGVGPEQPGGHMVYRRWTPGEVLARDAIGLVAPPPGQPIVEPDLVVTPLLAFDRQGRRLGQGGGYYDRALAALRARKSVFVLGLAYVGQETHGLPDEPHDQRLDAILTESEYIAVQED; this is encoded by the coding sequence ATGACGATCGCCGATCCCGCCGCCGCCAAGACCGCCCTGCGATTGTTCGTCCGGAACCGCCGCAAGGACCTGGCCCGCGAGCATCCCGAGGCCGACCGTGCGGTCGTCGAGGTGGCCCGGGGGCCGCTGACGCAGCGCTTCCCCAATCCGCGCGGCCGGGTCGCGGCCGTCTATCACGGCCTGGGCTCGGAGCTTTCGGCCCTGCCCCTGGCCGACTGGCTGGCGAGCGCCGGCTGGACCCTGGCCCTGCCCAGCGTGGAGGGCGTCGGCCCCGAACAGCCCGGCGGCCATATGGTCTATCGGCGCTGGACTCCCGGCGAGGTCCTGGCGCGCGACGCCATCGGCCTGGTCGCCCCGCCCCCCGGGCAGCCGATCGTCGAGCCCGACCTGGTGGTCACGCCGCTGCTGGCCTTCGACCGCCAGGGACGGCGGCTGGGCCAGGGCGGCGGCTATTACGACCGGGCGCTGGCGGCCCTGCGCGCCCGCAAGAGCGTCTTCGTGTTGGGCCTGGCCTATGTGGGCCAGGAGACACACGGCCTGCCCGATGAACCGCACGACCAACGATTGGACGCCATCCTGACGGAAAGCGAGTATATCGCCGTCCAAGAGGACTGA
- a CDS encoding chloride channel protein, translated as MRTPLVVLDRQRKLARLRAKRSMRTAVVIGSAVAGGVAAVGFAKLCDAAMEAHAWLVGPRHWLGPVLLLVGFPLVVWLTRKLAPAAAGSGIPQVIAASEIGRRRDEAGKPIPDDRVSLKTAALKVALAALFLVFGASIGREGPTVQVVAAVMAFLTSRLRGGPRRRTILIAGGAAGVSAAFNTPIAGIVFAVEELAKGFDKRATSVVILAVVSAGVAAFALGGNYAYFGDLAGSAGWSTWLSAPLIGVGAGLAGGLFSRLLSAWMTGDNPVRRLREARPLGFAALCGLAAATTAALTKGVAYGAGYAEAKNLLLGHFASGWRLAAGKWISTLAAAVSGAPGGIFAPSLATGAGLGALFAHVAPWAGGREAVTLGMAAYLTGVVQAPLTSAVILMEMTRDPGLVGPLLLACLVARKCSEMLCPVPLYHTLARAWTTPRRRSEAEAAT; from the coding sequence ATGCGAACGCCCCTCGTCGTCCTGGACCGCCAACGCAAGCTGGCCCGGCTGCGCGCCAAGCGCTCTATGCGCACCGCCGTGGTCATCGGCTCGGCCGTGGCGGGGGGCGTGGCGGCGGTCGGCTTCGCCAAGCTGTGCGACGCGGCCATGGAGGCCCATGCCTGGCTGGTGGGCCCCCGCCACTGGCTGGGACCGGTGCTGCTGCTGGTCGGCTTTCCGCTGGTCGTCTGGCTGACCCGCAAGCTCGCCCCGGCCGCCGCCGGCAGCGGCATTCCGCAGGTGATCGCCGCCAGCGAGATCGGCCGCCGCCGCGACGAAGCCGGCAAGCCCATCCCCGACGACCGGGTGTCGCTGAAGACCGCGGCGCTCAAGGTCGCCCTGGCGGCCCTATTCCTGGTGTTCGGCGCCTCGATCGGCCGGGAGGGCCCGACCGTGCAGGTGGTCGCGGCGGTCATGGCGTTCCTGACCTCCCGTCTGCGCGGCGGCCCGCGCCGGCGCACGATCCTGATCGCCGGTGGGGCGGCGGGGGTGTCGGCCGCCTTCAACACTCCGATCGCCGGCATCGTCTTCGCGGTCGAGGAACTGGCCAAGGGCTTCGACAAGCGCGCCACCTCCGTGGTGATCCTGGCGGTCGTCTCGGCCGGGGTCGCGGCCTTCGCCCTGGGTGGGAACTACGCCTATTTCGGCGACCTGGCCGGGTCGGCGGGCTGGAGCACCTGGCTCAGCGCGCCGCTGATCGGCGTCGGGGCCGGCCTGGCCGGCGGGCTGTTCTCGCGCCTGCTGTCGGCCTGGATGACCGGCGACAATCCCGTGCGCCGCCTGCGCGAGGCGCGGCCGCTGGGCTTCGCGGCGCTGTGCGGGCTGGCGGCGGCGACCACCGCGGCCCTGACCAAGGGGGTGGCGTACGGCGCCGGCTACGCCGAGGCCAAGAACCTGCTGCTGGGCCACTTCGCCTCGGGCTGGCGGCTGGCGGCGGGCAAGTGGATCTCGACCCTGGCGGCGGCGGTCAGCGGCGCGCCGGGCGGGATCTTCGCGCCGTCCCTGGCCACCGGCGCGGGCCTGGGCGCCCTGTTCGCCCACGTCGCGCCCTGGGCCGGCGGGCGCGAGGCGGTGACCCTGGGCATGGCCGCCTACCTGACGGGCGTCGTCCAGGCCCCGCTGACCAGCGCGGTGATCCTGATGGAGATGACCCGCGATCCGGGCCTGGTCGGACCGCTGCTGCTGGCGTGCCTGGTGGCCCGCAAGTGTTCGGAAATGCTGTGTCCCGTGCCGCTCTACCATACCCTGGCGCGGGCCTGGACCACGCCCCGCCGGCGCTCCGAGGCCGAGGCCGCGACCTAG
- a CDS encoding IS110 family transposase, whose translation MDRNKSSTTIAGIDVGKRQLDAAVLGRAEQHRVANDAAGWEGLIAWLAERGVRRVGLEATAGYERGVRARLEAAGLEVVVHQPLEVKLFARLKRRRAKTDRLDAALIAAATAQVDTVRAAQDPRLAHLAERLTAYEQISDQAAQLKTFMEHVTLPDLAASLGEQIQSLARLKARLAREILAALKAWPDLLARWTLLRSLPGVGPLVAASLVIRMPELGALKRGQPASLLGVAPFDLQSGQWKGQSFIGGGRSRPRRMLYLAAIVAKRFDAAFKIFADRLLAAGKPPKVAIVAVMRKLVEAANLVLKRQQPWVRHA comes from the coding sequence ATGGATAGGAACAAGTCTAGCACAACGATCGCCGGGATCGATGTGGGCAAGCGCCAGTTGGATGCGGCCGTGCTCGGCAGGGCCGAGCAGCATCGGGTGGCCAACGACGCAGCGGGCTGGGAAGGGCTGATCGCCTGGCTGGCGGAACGCGGCGTCAGACGCGTGGGGCTGGAGGCGACGGCGGGCTACGAGCGCGGCGTGCGGGCCAGACTTGAGGCGGCGGGGCTGGAGGTGGTGGTGCACCAGCCGCTGGAGGTGAAGCTGTTCGCGCGCCTCAAGCGGCGGCGGGCCAAGACCGACCGGCTGGATGCGGCGCTGATCGCGGCGGCGACGGCGCAGGTGGACACGGTGCGGGCGGCCCAGGACCCGCGCCTGGCCCATCTGGCCGAACGCCTGACGGCCTACGAGCAGATCAGCGACCAGGCCGCCCAGCTGAAGACCTTCATGGAGCATGTGACCCTGCCCGATCTGGCCGCCAGCCTGGGCGAGCAGATCCAGAGCCTGGCGCGGCTGAAGGCCCGGCTGGCGCGCGAGATCCTGGCCGCGCTCAAGGCCTGGCCCGACCTTCTGGCCCGCTGGACGCTGCTGCGGTCTCTGCCAGGTGTCGGGCCGCTGGTGGCCGCCAGCCTGGTGATCCGCATGCCCGAGCTGGGCGCCCTCAAGCGCGGCCAGCCCGCCAGCCTGCTGGGCGTGGCTCCCTTCGACCTCCAGTCGGGCCAATGGAAGGGCCAGAGCTTCATCGGCGGCGGTCGAAGCCGACCTCGCCGCATGCTCTATCTGGCCGCCATCGTCGCCAAGCGCTTCGATGCCGCCTTCAAGATCTTCGCCGATCGCCTCCTGGCCGCCGGCAAACCGCCCAAGGTCGCCATCGTCGCCGTCATGCGAAAACTCGTCGAAGCCGCAAACCTCGTCCTCAAGCGACAGCAGCCCTGGGTTCGCCACGCCTGA
- a CDS encoding TIGR00282 family metallophosphoesterase: MRFAFFGDVVGKSGRDGLADHLPALRRQLQLEFVIINAENAAAGFGITENTARELFEAGADCLTLGNHSWDQREALTYIVREPRLIRPANYPILSDAPGKGSHLFQTEGGRTIMVINLLGRVHMDAMDDPFAAADRELDKAPLGQVADAVVVDMHCEATSEKMAMGHYCDGRASLVVGTHTHVPTADAQILPGGTAYQTDAGACADYDSVIGNQKEEPLRRFTTKISGGRYTPASGPATVCGVFVETDDRTGLAVRVEPIRVGGRLKETVPQV; encoded by the coding sequence ATGCGCTTTGCTTTCTTCGGCGACGTCGTGGGCAAGTCGGGCCGCGACGGCCTGGCCGACCACCTTCCCGCCCTGCGTCGCCAACTCCAGCTGGAGTTCGTGATCATCAACGCCGAGAACGCCGCCGCCGGCTTCGGCATCACCGAGAACACCGCGCGCGAGCTGTTCGAGGCCGGGGCCGACTGCCTGACCCTGGGCAACCACAGCTGGGACCAGCGCGAGGCCCTGACCTACATCGTGCGCGAGCCGCGCCTGATCCGGCCGGCCAACTATCCGATCCTGTCGGACGCCCCGGGCAAGGGCAGCCACCTGTTCCAGACCGAGGGCGGCCGGACGATCATGGTGATCAACCTGCTGGGCCGGGTGCACATGGACGCCATGGACGACCCGTTCGCCGCCGCCGACCGCGAGCTGGACAAGGCCCCGCTGGGCCAGGTGGCCGACGCGGTGGTGGTCGACATGCACTGCGAGGCCACGTCCGAGAAGATGGCCATGGGCCACTATTGCGACGGTCGCGCCTCGCTGGTGGTGGGCACCCACACCCACGTCCCGACCGCCGACGCCCAGATCCTGCCGGGCGGCACCGCCTACCAGACCGACGCCGGGGCCTGCGCCGACTATGACAGCGTGATCGGCAACCAGAAGGAAGAGCCCCTGCGGCGCTTCACCACCAAGATCAGCGGCGGCCGCTATACGCCCGCCAGCGGCCCGGCCACGGTCTGCGGCGTGTTCGTCGAGACCGACGACCGCACCGGCCTGGCGGTTCGGGTCGAGCCGATCCGCGTGGGGGGAAGGCTGAAGGAGACGGTGCCGCAGGTCTGA
- a CDS encoding PLP-dependent aminotransferase family protein encodes MARLSMRSADIKHSPVREMLNVSQRPGMISFAGGLPSPETFAGLDLPPPPRELLQYGPTEGEPALRERIALDLAELGLDTAPDRVMVLSGSQQGVDLAAKLVIDAGTALAVESPAYLAALQVFRFYGARFQIIDRSAPGAGWGETPPSMAYVIPTFQNPSGHCWTAEERQAMAAACRARDVILFEDDPYRDLVYAPCDRRPVCADMAGGSWIYQGSFSKTVAPGLRLGYLTASPDLFPLLVQLKQAADLHTNRLSQWMVLQYLNDPGRAERMEQVRDLYRRKRDAFADALTRHLGDRASWTLPPGGLFFWLTLADGVDVEVLLQRCVERGVLFTPGAHFLAEGGASSTMRLNFSLAEPEAAERGLAVIGALLRG; translated from the coding sequence ATGGCGCGGCTGTCGATGCGCAGTGCGGATATCAAGCACTCGCCGGTCCGCGAGATGCTGAACGTGTCGCAGCGCCCGGGCATGATCTCGTTCGCCGGCGGCCTGCCCTCGCCCGAGACCTTCGCCGGCCTGGACCTGCCGCCGCCCCCGCGCGAGCTGCTGCAATACGGACCCACCGAGGGCGAGCCGGCCCTGCGGGAACGGATCGCCCTGGACCTGGCCGAGCTGGGCCTGGACACCGCGCCGGACCGGGTGATGGTGCTGTCGGGCTCGCAGCAGGGCGTCGACCTGGCCGCCAAGCTGGTGATCGACGCCGGCACGGCCCTGGCCGTGGAGTCGCCCGCCTACCTGGCCGCCCTGCAGGTGTTCCGCTTCTACGGCGCGCGGTTCCAGATCATCGACCGGTCCGCGCCCGGGGCCGGCTGGGGCGAGACGCCGCCGTCCATGGCCTATGTCATTCCCACCTTCCAGAACCCGTCGGGCCATTGCTGGACCGCCGAGGAGCGCCAGGCCATGGCCGCGGCCTGCCGGGCCCGCGACGTGATCCTGTTCGAGGACGATCCCTATCGCGACCTGGTCTATGCGCCATGCGACCGCCGTCCCGTCTGCGCCGACATGGCCGGCGGGTCGTGGATCTACCAGGGCTCGTTCTCCAAGACCGTCGCTCCGGGCCTGCGCCTGGGCTACCTGACCGCCTCGCCGGACCTGTTCCCGCTGCTGGTCCAGCTGAAGCAGGCCGCCGACCTGCACACCAACCGGCTCAGCCAGTGGATGGTGCTGCAATATCTGAACGACCCCGGCCGCGCCGAGCGGATGGAGCAGGTCCGCGACCTCTACCGACGCAAACGCGACGCCTTCGCCGACGCCCTGACCCGGCATCTGGGCGATCGGGCCTCGTGGACCCTGCCGCCGGGCGGGCTGTTCTTCTGGCTGACCCTGGCGGACGGGGTCGACGTCGAGGTCCTGCTCCAGCGCTGCGTCGAGCGCGGCGTGCTGTTCACCCCGGGGGCCCATTTCCTGGCCGAGGGCGGCGCCAGTTCGACGATGCGGCTGAACTTCAGCCTGGCCGAGCCCGAGGCGGCCGAGCGCGGCCTGGCGGTGATCGGGGCGCTGCTGCGGGGCTGA
- a CDS encoding MarR family winged helix-turn-helix transcriptional regulator produces the protein MVDLDDPAPAGDLHAAIEQFYFAYRGFTDRPDRILERRGLGRVHHRILYFIGRRPEVSVRGLLDLLAVSKQALNAPLRQLMEMDLVRAEASTQDRRVKRLALTAAGRKLEAELTEAQTRHLRAAFDRAGAEAQRGWRAVMGELVKG, from the coding sequence ATGGTTGACCTGGATGATCCTGCCCCAGCGGGCGATCTGCACGCCGCGATCGAGCAATTCTATTTCGCCTATCGCGGCTTTACGGACCGTCCCGACCGCATCCTGGAGCGACGGGGGCTGGGGCGGGTGCATCACCGCATCCTCTATTTCATCGGTCGCCGGCCGGAGGTGTCGGTGCGCGGCCTGCTGGACCTGCTGGCGGTCAGCAAGCAGGCCCTGAACGCCCCGCTGCGCCAGCTGATGGAGATGGACTTGGTCCGCGCCGAGGCCTCGACCCAGGACCGCCGCGTCAAGCGCCTGGCCCTGACGGCCGCGGGCCGCAAGCTGGAGGCCGAACTCACCGAAGCCCAGACCCGCCACCTGCGCGCCGCCTTCGACCGGGCGGGAGCGGAGGCCCAGCGGGGTTGGCGCGCGGTGATGGGGGAGCTGGTGAAGGGCTAG